The genomic interval ACTTTGGGCCATGGGGGAAAAATGACGGCGCTACCGAACTCTCAAGGAACAGAAATGCATTTTTCACTGCAACGCAACTCAACTTTAGTTAATTTGTCAAATTCATCATGACGACTGGTCATAGATGAAGGCCGACCATGTCCAGGAGCCTTACAAGAGTACCCAAGATATGATGGGGCGGGTGTCTATTGTCTATGCACGAATTCCATTAGGTCTGGACATCCCCTCTTAAGTTCCTACTTTACATTTTGtactacaaaaaataaattgacaaatggactagtttgttcatgcaaaaAATATCAGGCATAAGTtgaagtattctcaatcgtttgctctgggttgcaatatttttaaaattaaggtggacgggaattatagcaacgttgcaaTGTggcttccataggatttcctttTTACATACTCcgcgttttgacagctaaaagttgcATGTGACATCTAGTGAGTCTATTTTAACACAttcaacccggcgtgtaccaccggtggccacgcggatagtgctatagcagactataattttacggttccacttcattgagcaccccaacactaaaattcctataaagTTCTAAAGGTTTAGGtacaactcattatataaagttgatttaatgccgtcacgcgtaattgggtgccAGTAaatacgcgtgacagtgccgccacatgggcaaatgtatgaaatcatgagccgggctgaatgtgttaagatggttttgactgttagcacttaaactaaagcCATTGGTTTGTGTATGAATCGTCTAGTATGTTCACGAACGATCTGGattgaacacttggactgtattATATATCTTATCGTTCACGAATGCAATCAATCGtatctaaaatgaaaaaaaataaaatctcgaACAATGTATAAGGTCAAATGAACACCtgtatataataacaaaaaaatttacaagGTTTACAGCTGACTTTCAATACGTCTTTAATGCAAGAACATGGTTTATATCACCGAGACGGTGCTGCAAGCAAATAGCTAccgatgtaaaaaaatacatatgtcctCAATAGAAAATCTACTAATATTTAGAATTAACGGTTTCAAATTATCACAGCTTCAgcataaataatttgtttttgcacatatacatatacacattttcaAAAAGCAATTATTGTATCCTGGCAAATTGAGCATATTATGGCAATCCGTGGAATTCGAAGTCCGTGTACGAAGTCTCGACTCTGAAGTACACTTCGTCGCACGTCTTGAGCGTGTCTGTAAGAGCAGACAAGGCTTGCTTGAGGGCTTCTTCACTGCCGAAAATCTAAtgggaatatatatatatataatataatgattgaTGTTTAAAATGTAGGTAGAGTTGATGTATTGATTTACCTTCAAAAGCAGATCTTTCTTTGAGGGTAAGGCGTGCATGGCGAGCATTGCGGCCTGTCTTATATACCAAGGATGATATTCAGCTAAGGAATCGGAGTACGCCTTTTGGCAGACGGTGCAAGTGTTGGATGCTTCGTCTCCGGAACCAAGCTCTTTTAAAAATAACCTGATGAAATCTGCCGACAAGAATTGTACAGTTGCAGGGTTGTTATGTGCAGGTTTGAGTGTGTGGTGAATGTTAAGTCGAACCTAATCCTCGATGTAGTCGTAGCATGGTTCGCGATCCGGATACGAAGTCGATCTTTTCGTGTAGTCCCGTATCTTTCTCGAAATGCATCATCTTACGGAAGGTTTCGTAGTGTCGGGATTCTTCGCCCACGGCGTGTTTCTCCATGATTTTGATCTTGCTCTTGACATCGCTGCTCACGAAAGAAAATACAGATCCTATCAGGtttaaaaatctacaaaataaatctaaatcAATACCAGACAAAGGAAAACATATGTCACGTTTAAAGGTAAGGATTTCACTTCATCAGCTCTTTGTAGCCTTCGATGTATTTGTTGATGTTGATGTCGTCGACATTGTGAAGACTTTCCGTGAAGACTTCATTGACGTACACTAAGTCTAAGTGGTTGTTCTGAGCCATACCCTCGCTACTCACCATCGAACCACGTCTGACATATATTTGACGTACTTGGCCCTAGCTAGATTTCGGTACGACCATTATGAAGTcaactaattttaataaatttggcCAATTTATAACGAACAAAGAAATCAAAGGACAATACCAGGGGGGTGCCATGCCTCCCCCTACCttggagaaatataatttcatcatAATGTGGAAGGCTACAggagagatgggtggatgaaattagaaaaatgtatagGGGGTGATGGATGAGATTTGCCCAAAtcaaagacgaatggaagcgtactGAAGAGGCCTTTATCtagcagtgaatggtgaatggctgtaaattatgataaTATACACATTTCTCTTTCAATCAATCtgatgaaattattgaaatttaattacctTTCCACTGAAGATAAAATGTCATCATCGAAACCACCAATGGCGTagacggtaattggactattcgtcacattggggtggtcacaaagacaatttttgctatgaaaatcgcgaatacacaatatttggcactcaagttctcgttactatgatagttatcgttagtatgatggacttttcggctgccagatgttccgttatagagattttagtgactttgtgacgagtaatttgtgaccagtaatcaccgaaccggcgTAGACATCCGTGATCGAATCGCGACCAAGTGTCACTGCTGAGAAAGAATCACGATTCTTGTAATCACGAAATTTGACAAATTGATGTTATTAATTAACTctttttgccaacaagtccacgggcctgaaaaacgccgataggcgttgtattttgagccggtctccgtcacgagcccgaatgtgaaacgcccaaaaacgcaaatatcggaaggtaaagatcgaaaatcgaaagatcaaaaaaaagggtgcatggtaaacggtacatacttaatttgcgcgagcaggatacaacaggaacaattgATGTGCGCATGCAGAATACGGGAGCAAAAGCCTGTTCCGtttgtatcctgcttgcgcaaattaagtgagtatgtaccgtttaccatgcaccttttttatctttcgattttagatctttgcgttttcgggcgtttcacatttgggcccgtgaggtagacccattttgagcatgtacaaagtaaacaagattactacccgctaagccttcccaggcagagaaatgtaatattaatacaagtagctttaggtgttatattgttgtcaagtgacattctgtccacggacagatctaaataattttagcatcagtcgtatttgacgcttggtgctcgacgtatgtccgataaaaacttctctgttttgTTTAtgttactcgcaagatgggcaagcatcggtaaaaattgcacaatgcattca from Arctopsyche grandis isolate Sample6627 chromosome 9, ASM5162203v2, whole genome shotgun sequence carries:
- the LOC143917132 gene encoding ceramide-1-phosphate transfer protein, producing MVSSEGMAQNNHLDLVYVNEVFTESLHNVDDININKYIEGYKELMKFLNLIGSVFSFVSSDVKSKIKIMEKHAVGEESRHYETFRKMMHFEKDTGLHEKIDFVSGSRTMLRLHRGLDFIRLFLKELGSGDEASNTCTVCQKAYSDSLAEYHPWYIRQAAMLAMHALPSKKDLLLKIFGSEEALKQALSALTDTLKTCDEVYFRVETSYTDFEFHGLP